The sequence below is a genomic window from Colletotrichum destructivum chromosome 4, complete sequence.
CTTTGCCCTCTTACCCTGTTGCTTCGGCCGCTTACGAAATCGCTCCGTACGCTGCACTCGTGTAGACCCTCGAGTCCTACGATGAAGACTCCCGCCGCACCGTGGACTACCTCCTCACCCTCCCGACTTGCACTGGCAAGATCGGAAGCACGGGCATGTGTCTAGGCGGccacctcgccgtccgcgccTCTGTACGTCTCTCTCCTCGTCTCCTTATCactttctttcccccctccccccttccccctttcccacccCCTTTTACAGCCATCCCTAACACCAGCACCCCGACCACCCAGCTCGACAAGAGAATCGCCTCGTGCGTGGCCTACTTCGCCACGGACATCCACAGCCGCACCCTCGGCCCCCACACGGCCAAGAACACCTCCCCGACGCCACCCGAGGGCAGCACCCACACCCTCGACCTCTTCCCGACCCTGGCccacgccgaggtcgccatgATCTTCGGCGTCAAGGACACCCACGTCCCGCCCGAGGGCCGCGACCTCATCCGCGCCAAGctgcgcgaggccggcgtcacGACGAGCTTCTACGAGTTCGCCTGGGCCCAGCACGCATTCATCCGCGACGAGCTCAGCAAGGGCCGCTACGACCCGGCCATCACAAAGGTCTGCTTCGAGATCCTGCTGGAGCTGTTCGGGAGGACGCTCAAGTTGGATCTGGGCCCCcaggagggcgtcggcgaggtggAACACGTGTGCTGAGCGCGGTATCTGGCCGCCTCCAGGATTCACGATGTGCAAAACTAGGGAGGCAGGGAGAAGTGAAACGTTTTAACAAGATACAGCGTTCCACTGCGGACGACATGTCATCGTACTCTATTCGTAATCTATCTGTCTGTCCCCCCACTGTGAGTTGATAAGAAAATTCATCAGGCATGGGGAGCCAGTCTCAATGCCCACATAAAATAAAGAAAACGCCAACGTCAAACATGACCGGCTGGTATTATGAGCTTTTCTCCACTAATTTTTTGTTTAttcttctccatctcaaGTTCCAGTGTTCCCTCTTCACTACTTCTTCTGACCGCTCTGGTCGGCCTCATTCTGCTGTTGGCTGTTGGAGACGCTGCGTCCTCGTGGACGCTGTCCGGACGGCGCGCTCTGAAGGGGGTGGGGCGTGAGCCCGGAAGTCTGTTGGGGCGGAGAAATGGTAGGGGACAGTGTCTGTCCGTAGTTGGGATAGCTCGGGGATTGGGTGCCATAGTAGGCCGAGTTGTACGAGTCTGGCACGCCAGTCCCAGCCTCCTCATCATAGATGCGGCTTCGTGATGTGGTCTGCGCCAAGTTCAAGCCCATCCCGTCGTTGATAGTCGACATGGGAATGCTTTCGCCGGGCTtgcgacggccgccgccgcccttggtGCTGGCTCGCTTCATAAGCTGACTGCGGACGCGGTCGATGTCGTTGGAGCGGCGTCGGTCCTCCGACTGGCGGTCCCTAGATCCAGACAGAGTCTGTTCGTCGCCCACTCGGTAGCCccactcctcctcggtcagCGGGTCGCGCAAGTTCAGCTCCTGCACGGCCTGCTTTTCGGTGTTGGAGTCCGGTTGCGTGTCGGTACCTTCGGCGGCAGGGGAGGGTACCAAGCGCTTCGCCTCCTTTTCTTTGGCGGCCTGGTCACGGGCGGATGCGGCAAACTGGTCGGACACGGCCACAGAGTAGGACGGGTTGCCAGGAGCGCCAAGAGCTTCGGCACCGCCTCCGGGAGCGTAGATTGGGATCTTCTTGAGGGCCATGGCCAGGGCGCACATGAACTTGGAGCGGCGGGTTGCGCGGACGGCATCGTTGTGCCAGTTAGATTTGTGCTTGATAGCGATCTTAAGCTGCAGCTTGTCCAAGTCGCCGACACCAGCGACGCCAATGGCGATATCCGGCATGAAATCGCGAGAGTTGTCTGAGTTGCGGACAAAATTCTCCAGCTCGACACGCAGCAGCTCCAGATCCTCAAAGCTCGTGTCGTATGAGACGTTCAGGTCAATAACTTCCTTCATGGCTTTGCTGCGAGTGACGTTCTCAATCCAAAGGTTGTTGAGCGTAATGTTGGGGACCTGTACCACCTGCATCTTGTCGATGCGGGTGAAGACGGTGTACAGGAGAGAAATCTTGTCCACGATGAGTTGCTGCTTCTCGGAACCAACGATGTCAACTCTGTCACCGACGTCATAGGGATGTTTGACGAAAAGGAATATGCAGGAGCCGAGGAATTCCTGGGTGGTAACGGCGAAgacgaaagagagagacaggagGGCGGTTCCGGCGGTAGCGACGGTCTGATCCGGTTAGCGGGGTCAATGGCAGGAGTGGCAGGCAACTTACTGTCAGGAAGCTGGACTGGAACCAGGccaggaagatgaagacgacgatcAGGAGAACAACGAACATCAGGACCTTATCAAACACGCGGAGTGCCTGACCGATGTCCTTCATGCCTTCGGTGATAGCCTTGCGTTCCCTGCCGATCTCCACCACCTTGCGAGTCATCTCCTCCAGACTGATGTCGCCGTTCATGTCGTTGTCAATCATGCCAAAAGACTCTTCGGCTTCCTCCGAGTAGGCGGGTCCCAGCACTTCCTGGAAGTCATCGGGGTACAGCGAGTCCTTTCCTTCGACGACGAATGACATCCAGATGCGGCGGGCGAGAGCTTCGGAAGGCTTGGTTTTCTCCAGAGCCTCGATGACGATAGAGTGAGCCGAGTTGGGGTTGAAGACTTGCTTTCCAGTGATTTCCGATGCGATGTTACCGAAGACGCCCGTGATCTTGTCTCCCATACGGCCAATATCACCGACGAGTCGGAGAGGGGTGGCAGAGCCagcgccgcccttgccgcccttggccgccttggacAAAATCAGGTCGAGACTATCGTTGATGATGTAGTCCTCGTCTTCGAACTCGGGGCAGTACATAGGGAAGAGGGTGCGCGACGCGTCGTAGAGCAGACCGAGGAGGCGAACCTCGCGCTTGGATTCCTTGATACGCAGAGCGAAGGAACGCTGGTGGTAAGAAATACCAATGAGCTGGACAATTGCCTTCTCACCGAGGTAGACAGCAGACGAGATGAAGGTAGCGCCCAAGAGGCGAATCATGGTGGTGATCCACGAGGCCTGGTCGGCTTCGTTGGGGGCCTTGAAGAGAGCCTGGAAGGACTGCCAGGAAGCAAGGGCCCAGAAGAACAGCGAGAGGGCGATCTGCAGGTTGGAGAGGACGGTAGCATACTTGCGTGTGCCAGAACTGACGACTCCGCAGAAGAACATGAAGGCGTGCGGGAGGACCCAGGCGACGCATTTGCCAGCCCAGAGAGTGAGCCAGGCGATTTCGATCCACAGAAACAGATCGAACAGCGGCTTGCCCTTGGTCCCTCCCACGAGGACATCCTTCCGGTGGCCGGTAATGGGAAGGACAATCAAGGGGATGGCGAGAAGAATGCCGATGGGGATGATGTAGACCAGATAGCGGGTGACAACAGAGGCGCCGGTGATCTTGTTGTAGAATCTGCCCATGGCGTTGACCTTGACATCGTCAGATCCACCGGTCCCTTTGCGGCCTAGCTCGCCGTGCTTCTTGCGGCGGCCGCCcttgttgttattgttgtgGTGGTGAAAGATGCCATGCTTCTCATTCGTGCCGGAGCCTGTATCCTCGCTGGAGGTGTTCATGGTGGCCTTTCGTGCGCCagtcgaggcggcgctccTGACCTGGGTCAGGGGGATGTCGCTGTCAGGCATGTCGTTGGACTGAGAGTTGTTTATAGGCATAAATCCCGAATGGCGCGGCGAGAGAGGTCCCGGCatgccgacgaggcggaATATGTACGGGGTCTGTCGTGCCTAATCGAGGGAGCAGGTGGAATGCTGGCCGTACAACGGAGACTGTTCCAGGTCGGACAGACCACTCGCTGTAGGATTGCGGTCTATTAAACGCACTGGTGAGTGGATATCAAATCCGACTCTGGTTGTAGGCAGTGTAGGGAACCAATTGTTATTGTCGTGGGACTCGAGTGGTAAGAAAAATAAGGTCGGGTAGAGCCAAGGAAACGACGGTGTTTGGTTCTACAATAGGTGGGCGCGTGTACGTTTGCGATGTCCTCGGTGTGACGACAACCCGATTCCCAAAGCGAAGGTAATTACAAGGAAAAGGGTATCGATAGGTGACGAGAGGAGACAACAGGATAAGTAAGAGGGAATCGGTAGGGAAGAATGCGGGGCGGAGtaggagaaggaggaggaggaggaggaggaggaggaggaagaggagtgagtgagtgaggagTGATAAACAAGGTCGAAACGAGCCGAAAGTCAAGATGAAAAGAACACGAGGAGGGGGAGCATTTTCAGGGTTTAAGCGGAGGCGAGCCAAAAGCAGAGAATGACGGCAAGGTACGGATAGTGAATGAGCGTGCGGATACAGATACAGGAAGGAAGGCGCAAGGTGCGGGTTAGCAGGTTGACGATCATCGAGGCGCGAGACCTCTAGAGACACACATCGTACACAGGACGAAAgggggccggcgccgctaGAGCGCGTTAGTGGCAGGGACGGAGGCGCCTTTCTGGCGGGACCCCTGAACggttttttcctttccttctgCGCTAAGCCGGGACCCCCTTCTGGCTGCGGCCGGTCTGGGTGTGTCTGATTGTCGATTCCATGGCAATTCTCTCCCGGGACCTTCGCGGTACGTACTCTATTTCGAGTGCCGTCGACGGCTAGAACAAGCAGAAGATGGGCCAACAACTGGCAGGCTTTCGTTGCAGGACGGGGTGGCAGCTTTTGATGCAGGGGACAAGCCACTGACAGGCGAGTTTCAGAAGCTCGGGTCAACCGCTGGGATTGGCCGGTAACGAAGCTGGCGGCCCCGATTCTTTGGTTGGCGCAGGTTGTGGTGCGGAAGGTCTCTGGACCCGCCAGGTACGTGTCGGTCTGCCGCCGTTACgtaggtgggtaggtaggtagtaggTACCTAACCAAGCGCCCCAGGTTCGGGTAGCGAGGGACCAGTCCTGGGTATTCGTAAGGATACCTCAGCTGCGTGGGCGAACCTTTTCCCATGTGGGTCTTGTGATGCCGTGCTCGCCGATATGGATTTCTTGGGGTCTTGGGGggttgttttcttcttctcttccttgctCCGACGGGAATGCTCCTGGAGACATGGTATTACAGCTGATCCTGTCAGTGTTGTTGATCACCGTGCTGTGCAGGACGAGACTGCCCGACTAGGTGAAGAGACGCGTCGGCATTGCTCCTTTCCGCACGCGTTGCATGTACATGGCATGCTTTCGGCTTGAGTGATATCACAAGCTTCTCTCCCGGTTGGCTGTTACTCATCCAGGTTCCCGTACATCGGACGCCTCCTCACCTTCACAGAAGCTTGGtgttcctcctcctccattGCCACTTCATTTTATTGGCCGTGCCTCGGTGTGCTTGTATGTGTACTGTACTGTGTGTGGGATTGCGGCGTGCAACGCAACCCCATGTCGCCTATGCATGCTCCCTTCATTCGGGTTTCTCATTCCTTAACAGCACGACATATGCTCATGGTCAGTGTTGCTATCGGCAGTGCTGAAGGCCCCTCCCTCGGTGGAGGGCAAAGGAGGCAAGGGACCTGACCGGTTTATCATTTTGCACGTCCAATGGACATGATCGGTCGGGTCGGGTCTCCACCGGGGGTGACGAGTCGCCTGCGGACAGTCCTCGGGTCTGGGCACAATAGCGAACTATCTCTCCACCACATTTCCACATTGGTGGAGTGTTAGAAGCTTAACTCTTCCCACCTCCTTGCGAGGATCATCCAACAGCGTCTTCGTAACGATGGTCCAGTTCAGATCTCGCCAGGTTTGCAAAGGCGCCAGCACGCGCCAACGCGATCCAGGAATAACATTTGGACCAGGGGAGAAagtgagagaaagaaaaTAAAAGGTCACCACAATTTTCCAGGTCCACTTCCATGGTGGAATACGAGCGTGGAGAATTatctttttttctccttttgGCATCGAGCCAATAATCCATCCACACCCATccattttctctctccccccacTGTCCGTCCGGCATATGTTTGCGTTTGACGGCTGCTCGAGGCATCATCCATTCATTGTTAGTGTCTAATGGGCGGCCAAACCCACTCACTCAACTCATCGATCCAATTTCGGCCATTCGCCCATCCTCCACCCAACCTCTTTGGAGCTGGCTTCCTCGCTGTCTGTTTGAGTGTCTCCCCGCCCGGGAGACTCGTGGAGAGACTCGCACTCGTCGTGGAAAGTCGGCACGGGCACCCCAAGCACTCTCCATCTCGCTCTCCAATtatctcctcctccgccggccCAGCCCGTCTCACGATGTATAGTCCATGGTTACAGACTGACAcccttctcccctcttccTGAATCCTCAGCCTGCCCACAAGCCGACGTCTGTTTCGTTTCCGCCGCCTCATACTCTCGTTAGCACCAAAGCCACCCGCCCACCCTTCCATTCTTCGTCCGCCCATCTCGCATCTTGGCTCCAGTCTGCAGTTTCCCAGctttcctctcccctccatccccgcCCCCTGCATCCTAGCGGAGCCCTACAAGGACAGGACAGAGACAAACTGTCACAGGAGCCGGCTGCACCGCGCGTTCATGGTTCAACTCGCTTCGAATCTGGTCAGTCTGGACCTGTCCATGGTCCCTGCTTCGACAGCCCACTCAATCAATCCTGTACTAGAGAAATCATCAAGTCGCTTCATTTCCCCTTTGTTTCCAACATGTCAGCCTCGAAGTTTTCCTCCCAGTAACGAACGAATCCTTCCACGCCCAAGTCCCGGCACCTCGTGTCACCACTAGCCCCAACTCAAACCACCGTTCAACCTCACCGGCCGGCAACCAACCCCCGTCCGCGGCTTACGGCAGCCCAGgagccggcgtcgtcgacggcgccagCCTAGTCCGACGTTGGCTTCATTACGGTCCGCGCCAGTGGCGACCAATGACacaacctcctcctcgtgTTCCCAAGAACGGTCTTCAGCCCGAGGGGTGGATCGTCAGAGACATTTCTCAGACCCCTCGAAAACGCGGGTACCTGGAAAAAGCAAACGCTAGTGATTTGGTTGTGTAACATCATGTTACTCGCCCACCCATCCTCCCAGGCACGAGCCTATGGCTGAGGAACTGTGTCCAACAAGAGATGACGGCCTTCCTGCGcattctttcttttctcccttTGCATCTTCGTTCGTCCTCCGTCTAGATTTGATTTCTGCCCTTTTTCGGTCTCCTGCAGCGCTCGCGGTGCTGTGTCTCACATGCTCGACAATCCACTGTAGGGGGATGAATCCGGATCGACAGCCCGTGAGCGAAAATCTTTGATAATTGGTGTCCCCCAATTCGCATTGCTGGGTTTGACGCTAGACTCAACGTGAGGCGTGAGGCGTGAAGCGTGAGTGACGAGCGAGAATCTCGAATCCGCATCACGGTTTCCAAAAGGCCTCACAGACCCCCCTTAGCTGCCGTTGCCCTCGTGCCAGGGGGCTGGCCGAATTTCTCTCCCACGCGCTCTTCCGCACTTGGTGTTGTTCAAAGAGGACGCGGGCTGCATACGTCAGTTGACGCCGCCCCCCGCTAcaagggggagaggggacCCGAGGGGTGGCCCCGTTCagacacgccgccgtctcccgCGCCGTCCAAGTTGATCAGTGAGACTTTTCGCCGCCCCTGAATCAGATTCGTCAAGAGACAATGATTACCCCTCATGCGGGCCAAGTTCGGGAGGTTGATCGGCTTCGTGAAGAATGCGGCTCTCACCTCACGACTCATGAAGATTGAAGGGGCCCGTTGGCAATCGGTCCATTCTTCACAAAGAACTTAGTAGCATCATCGGGACGGGACATGCATTGCTtcgtggtggtgttgttgattACAGACTGTGGGGTGAAGGCGGCCCCCGAGGTCAAGATCCCTCCTGTCAAAAAGTCCACATGGAGATTCGTCTCTTGATTACGTAGTTGCGCTCTATCCGCACGACCTTCGCAGCTAACCCTCGTTGGTATCAAAGCCACAAGCCCCTCCTCCCGATGTCAAGTGTTCTTCGACTCCTcggtcccccccccccccctccatccattACGAGGACGTGACGTCGACTCCGGTTGCGGAACCGCTCTTCTTGTCCCGTTGCTCGACCTGCGCCTTCTCGTATGTCTCGCTGCCGTGGTGGTCCTCGTGAGTGAGGTCAAATTTGTACAGCGGCTCGAGGGTGGCGTCCCGCCGGAAGAGCACCCAGCGCTTGAACCAGTACGGCAGCGCCTCTCTGAGCTGGTACCTCATGAACACCCGGGTCGGGACCGCGAAGATGTAatcgagctcctccagcgTGCGCTGCTTGGTCTCGGGCAGCCAGAAGAAGATCATGACGAAGGCCACGACGTTGAGGCCGGCGTAGAAGCAGAAGGAGCCGATGACGCCAATGTCCGCCAACATGATGGGGAAGGTGATGGACAGCACGGCCGCCCAGAAGAGACACGTTGCCACGGCCCACGACATGCCAACCTCACGATGGGACAGGGGAAAGACCTCGGCCGAGTAGGTGAACGGGACGGGTCCCTCGCCCGGCGAATAGAAGGCTTCGAAGCGTTAGCATGCATGCACCTTTTTTTTCATGACATAAAGAGCAAAACGAGGCGAAGTCTTACCGGCGAACAAGTACACGAACAGCGCCACCATCCCCAGGTGGGCTCCTCCGGTGCCTGGGATGAGCGTGCagaggccggcggccagcaaCGTCCACGCCATCTGGGGAAAGGTGAAAAGCAGTAGGGACCGGCGCCCGAAGGTGTCGATGGTCCAGATGGCCGGCCACGCGAAGAGGAAGTTGACcatgccgaagccgaaggaCGCCAGGAGGGCGTTGAACTCGGAGGtgccggcctccttgaagaTGGTGCTCGAGTAGAAGGCGATGATGTTAATGCCTGTGTTTTGTCAGTGGGAGGGGGT
It includes:
- a CDS encoding Putative EF-hand domain, mechanosensitive ion channel MscS, EF-Hand 1, calcium-binding protein, which translates into the protein MPGPLSPRHSGFMPINNSQSNDMPDSDIPLTQVRSAASTGARKATMNTSSEDTGSGTNEKHGIFHHHNNNNKGGRRKKHGELGRKGTGGSDDVKVNAMGRFYNKITGASVVTRYLVYIIPIGILLAIPLIVLPITGHRKDVLVGGTKGKPLFDLFLWIEIAWLTLWAGKCVAWVLPHAFMFFCGVVSSGTRKYATVLSNLQIALSLFFWALASWQSFQALFKAPNEADQASWITTMIRLLGATFISSAVYLGEKAIVQLIGISYHQRSFALRIKESKREVRLLGLLYDASRTLFPMYCPEFEDEDYIINDSLDLILSKAAKGGKGGAGSATPLRLVGDIGRMGDKITGVFGNIASEITGKQVFNPNSAHSIVIEALEKTKPSEALARRIWMSFVVEGKDSLYPDDFQEVLGPAYSEEAEESFGMIDNDMNGDISLEEMTRKVVEIGRERKAITEGMKDIGQALRVFDKVLMFVVLLIVVFIFLAWFQSSFLTTVATAGTALLSLSFVFAVTTQEFLGSCIFLFVKHPYDVGDRVDIVGSEKQQLIVDKISLLYTVFTRIDKMQVVQVPNITLNNLWIENVTRSKAMKEVIDLNVSYDTSFEDLELLRVELENFVRNSDNSRDFMPDIAIGVAGVGDLDKLQLKIAIKHKSNWHNDAVRATRRSKFMCALAMALKKIPIYAPGGGAEALGAPGNPSYSVAVSDQFAASARDQAAKEKEAKRLVPSPAAEGTDTQPDSNTEKQAVQELNLRDPLTEEEWGYRVGDEQTLSGSRDRQSEDRRRSNDIDRVRSQLMKRASTKGGGGRRKPGESIPMSTINDGMGLNLAQTTSRSRIYDEEAGTGVPDSYNSAYYGTQSPSYPNYGQTLSPTISPPQQTSGLTPHPLQSAPSGQRPRGRSVSNSQQQNEADQSGQKK
- a CDS encoding Putative dienelactone hydrolase, alpha/Beta hydrolase; translation: MLIKESHVDVPTKADGKEGSMRIFLFHPSIPGYPNAKFPGVCVFSEIYQVTGPVARFARQIAGQGYIVAAPSSYHDFAGPEPLAYDVPGTDKGNAWKVEKTLESYDEDSRRTVDYLLTLPTCTGKIGSTGMCLGGHLAVRASLDKRIASCVAYFATDIHSRTLGPHTAKNTSPTPPEGSTHTLDLFPTLAHAEVAMIFGVKDTHVPPEGRDLIRAKLREAGVTTSFYEFAWAQHAFIRDELSKGRYDPAITKVCFEILLELFGRTLKLDLGPQEGVGEVEHVC